One stretch of Astatotilapia calliptera unplaced genomic scaffold, fAstCal1.2 U_scaffold_3, whole genome shotgun sequence DNA includes these proteins:
- the LOC113017927 gene encoding uncharacterized protein LOC113017927, translated as MKTSSVSLLLGVCVLLLSALTVCAVSLSVSPNLQQFFTAASVSLTCDGQLGSDGWTVKRDTGSGTESCGAGGRGFGRINGPSCVFDEFSPVSGVYWCEGEAGEKSEEVNITVSDKEVILEIPALPVRTGSDVTLRCKNKIGGTVAAYFYFNGRPVGPTSEHIITINVQQSDEGLYWCSTDEFGSSPQSFLRVRDSTKPTPPTTKTSANIHISCSPPPLPNPSFIIPVIVTLGSLVLVVLVLVLVQLLWKKHTGMISPASTNDVTYAEVTIRESANKMSVIQPEVIYSSLSINTTG; from the exons ATGAAGACTTCATCTGTGTCTCTGCTCCTCG gtgtgtgtgtgctgctgctgtctgcactgACTGTTTGTGCAG TCTCTCTGAGCGTCAGTCCAAACCTTCAGCAGTTCTtcacagcagcctcagtgtcTCTGACATGTGACGGTCAGCTGGGCTCTGATGGATGGACGGTGAAGAGGGACACAGGAAGTGGGACTGAGTCATGTGgagcaggtgggcggggctttgGGAGGATAAATGGTCCATCCTGTGTTTTTGATGAGTTCAGCCCAgtcagtggagtttactggtgtgaaggTGAAGCTGGAGAGAAGAGTGAAGAAGTCAACATCACTGTATCAG ATAAAGAAGTGATCCTGGAGATCCCTGCACTTCCTGtgaggacaggaagtgatgtcactctacgctgtaaaaacaaaattggtGGCACAGTCGCAGCTTATTTCTACTTTAATGGACGTCCTGTTGGACCTACATCAGAGCACATAATCACCATCAACGTGCAGCAGTCTGATGAAGGTCTCTACTGGTGTTCTACTGATGAGTTTGGATCATCTCCTCAGAGCTTtctgagggtcagag ATTCTACTAAAccaacaccaccaacaacaaaaacatcagcaaacatccATATCTcctgttctcctcctcctcttcctaaTCCCTCCTTCATCATCCCAGTCATAGTTACTTTAGGTTCTCTAGTCCTTGTGGTTCTGGTTTTGGTTCTAGTTCAGCTTCTTTGGAAGAAACACACAGGTATGATATCT CCAGCCTCTACAAATGATGTCACATATGCCGAGGTCACCATTAGAGAGTCAGCCAATAAGATGTCAGTCATCCAACCAGAAGTGATTTACTCCAGCCTGAGCATAAACACTACAG gttaa